One genomic window of Mycteria americana isolate JAX WOST 10 ecotype Jacksonville Zoo and Gardens chromosome 6, USCA_MyAme_1.0, whole genome shotgun sequence includes the following:
- the MARVELD1 gene encoding MARVEL domain-containing protein 1 yields MARTAPPAVPPPPGPPGPPARGSLSLHRAYLQSPLGLLRLGQLALGAAFWVTVAAHKYEGAAHFALFAAVLVWLLTLALFGLSLLGRWALVPWLGSRWLLTNLVHDLALGVGLYAAATGIMGYKAGRRSYCNLPGYSQHCLYSAYLSASICGGIAACLYLFSGLYCLSRRCRDQRDII; encoded by the coding sequence ATGGCCCGCACGGCTCCCCCGGCAGTGCCGCCGCctccggggccgccggggccgccagcCCGCGGCTCCCTCAGCCTCCACCGCGCCTACCTGCAGAGCCCGCTGGGCCTGCTGCGCCTGGGGCAGCTGGCGCTGGGCGCTGCCTTCTGGGTGACGGTGGCGGCTCACAAGTACGAGGGGGCGGCCCACTTCGCCCTCTTCGCCGCCGTCCTGGTCTGGCTCCTCACCCTGGCCCTCTTCGGGCTCAGCCTGCTGGGGCGCTGGGCGCTGGTGCCCTGGCTGGGCTCCCGCTGGCTCCTCACCAACCTGGTGCACGACCTGGCGCTGGGCGTGGGGCTCTACGCGGCCGCCACCGGCATCATGGGCTACAAGGCCGGGCGGAGAAGCTATTGCAACCTGCCGGGCTACAGCCAGCACTGCCTCTACAGTGCCTACCTGAGCGCCTCCATCTGCGGGGGCATCGCTGCCTGCCTGTACCTCTTCTCTGGGCTCTACTGCCTGTCACGGCGCTGCCGGGACCAGCGCGACATCATCTGA